One region of Mycolicibacterium lutetiense genomic DNA includes:
- the fbaA gene encoding class II fructose-bisphosphate aldolase, giving the protein MPIATPEVYAEMLGRAKEHSFAFPAINCTSSETVNAAIKGFADAGSDGIIQFSTGGAEFASGLGVKDMVTGAVALAEFAHVIADRYPITVALHTDHCPKDKLDTYVRPLLAISAERVAAGRNPLFQSHMWDGSAVPIDENLTIAQELLKLAAAAKIILEVEIGVVGGEEDGVEAEINDKLYTSSEDFEKTIDALGAGEQGAYLLAATFGNVHGVYKPGNVVLKPEVLAEGQRVAAAKLGLSDDAKPFDFVFHGGSGSLKSEIEDSLRYGVVKMNVDTDTQYAFTRPLAAHMFTNYDGVLKVDGEVGDKKVYDPRSYLKKAEASMAERVIEACNDLHSAGRSVTGG; this is encoded by the coding sequence ATGCCGATCGCCACTCCTGAGGTCTACGCCGAGATGCTCGGCCGGGCCAAGGAGCATTCGTTCGCGTTCCCGGCCATCAACTGCACGTCGTCGGAAACCGTCAACGCGGCCATCAAGGGTTTCGCCGACGCGGGCAGCGACGGCATCATCCAGTTCTCGACCGGTGGGGCCGAGTTCGCTTCGGGGCTCGGGGTCAAGGACATGGTGACCGGTGCCGTCGCACTGGCCGAGTTCGCCCACGTGATCGCCGACCGCTACCCGATCACGGTCGCCCTGCACACCGACCACTGTCCGAAGGACAAGCTGGACACCTATGTGCGCCCGCTGCTGGCCATCTCGGCCGAGCGGGTCGCCGCCGGCCGCAATCCGTTGTTCCAGTCCCACATGTGGGACGGTTCGGCCGTCCCGATCGACGAGAACCTGACCATCGCCCAGGAACTGTTGAAGCTTGCCGCTGCGGCCAAGATCATTCTCGAGGTCGAGATCGGTGTGGTCGGCGGCGAAGAGGACGGGGTCGAGGCCGAGATCAACGACAAGCTCTACACCTCCTCGGAGGACTTCGAGAAGACGATCGACGCGCTGGGTGCCGGTGAACAGGGGGCGTACCTGCTGGCGGCCACGTTCGGAAACGTGCACGGCGTCTACAAGCCCGGCAATGTGGTGCTCAAGCCCGAGGTGCTGGCCGAGGGTCAGCGGGTGGCGGCCGCAAAGCTCGGATTATCCGACGACGCAAAGCCTTTCGATTTCGTCTTCCACGGCGGATCGGGTTCGCTGAAGTCCGAGATCGAGGACTCCCTCAGGTACGGCGTGGTGAAGATGAACGTCGACACCGACACGCAGTACGCCTTCACCCGCCCGCTGGCCGCTCACATGTTCACCAACTACGACGGTGTTTTGAAGGTGGACGGGGAAGTTGGGGATAAGAAGGTTTACGACCCGCGCAGCTACCTGAAGAAGGCCGAGGCGTCGATGGCTGAACGCGTCATCGAGGCCTGCAACGATCTGCACAGCGCCGGGCGCAGCGTCACCGGCGGCTAA
- a CDS encoding VTT domain-containing protein has product MPDFMDPLHLIGSFGTWALVGILVVVFVESGVLFPVLPGDSLLFVAGMLAAGTAAQGTAVGANFELWQLLLFIPIAAILGGQVGYLIGRFLGVEMFKPDARVLKQKYLDEAHTFFEQRGPFAIVIARFVPIVRTLAPIVAGAAKMRYSVFTTFNVIGAVVWGVGLVLLGYWLGQFEIIQKLLEPIFVLIVVASVAPMFIEWFKRRRAAKKAAAEQV; this is encoded by the coding sequence ATGCCGGATTTCATGGATCCGCTACACCTCATCGGATCCTTCGGCACCTGGGCCCTGGTGGGCATCCTGGTCGTCGTGTTCGTCGAGTCCGGCGTGCTGTTCCCCGTTCTGCCCGGCGACTCGCTGCTGTTCGTCGCGGGCATGCTGGCCGCGGGCACCGCCGCCCAGGGGACGGCAGTGGGCGCCAACTTCGAACTCTGGCAGTTGCTGCTCTTCATCCCCATCGCGGCGATCCTCGGCGGTCAGGTCGGCTACCTCATCGGCCGGTTCCTCGGCGTCGAGATGTTCAAACCCGACGCCCGGGTGTTGAAGCAGAAGTACCTCGACGAGGCCCACACGTTCTTCGAGCAGCGCGGCCCGTTCGCCATCGTCATCGCCAGGTTCGTGCCGATCGTGCGCACGCTGGCACCGATCGTCGCCGGCGCCGCGAAGATGCGCTATTCGGTGTTCACGACGTTCAACGTCATCGGCGCCGTGGTGTGGGGCGTCGGCCTCGTGCTGCTCGGCTACTGGTTGGGTCAGTTCGAGATCATCCAGAAGCTGCTCGAGCCGATCTTCGTCCTGATCGTGGTGGCCTCGGTGGCACCGATGTTCATCGAGTGGTTCAAGCGCCGCCGCGCCGCCAAGAAGGCCGCCGCCGAGCAGGTCTAA
- a CDS encoding PaaI family thioesterase, which translates to MTDERPSVFEQHGGFPVFEPADPGPGFARFLTAMRRAQDLAVSANPDSDTWNDAADRVEELVKLLGPYEADEGVGPANRVPSLPGVGSLLMPPFTMSKFEPEGVELKVEFSRFHVGGNYAVHGGVLPLLFDSVFGMVIHAAGRPISRTAFLHVDYRKVTPIDTVLTARGWVRESEGRKAFVNAELRDPDENLLAEANGLMLRLLPGQP; encoded by the coding sequence GTGACCGACGAGCGTCCATCGGTTTTCGAACAGCACGGCGGATTCCCGGTTTTCGAACCGGCTGATCCCGGACCGGGTTTCGCGCGCTTTCTGACCGCGATGCGCCGGGCACAGGACCTGGCCGTGTCGGCCAACCCGGACAGCGACACCTGGAACGACGCGGCTGATCGGGTTGAAGAGCTCGTCAAGCTGCTCGGTCCGTACGAGGCCGACGAGGGTGTCGGGCCGGCCAACCGGGTCCCGTCCCTGCCTGGTGTGGGCAGTCTGCTGATGCCGCCGTTCACGATGTCGAAGTTCGAGCCCGAGGGCGTCGAATTGAAGGTCGAGTTCAGCCGATTCCACGTCGGCGGCAACTACGCGGTGCACGGCGGTGTGCTGCCGCTGCTGTTCGACTCGGTGTTCGGCATGGTGATCCACGCGGCGGGCCGGCCGATCAGCCGGACGGCTTTCCTGCATGTGGACTACCGCAAGGTGACGCCGATCGACACGGTGCTGACCGCCCGCGGTTGGGTGCGTGAGTCGGAGGGGCGCAAGGCATTTGTGAACGCCGAACTTCGTGACCCCGACGAGAATCTGCTCGCCGAGGCCAACGGCCTGATGCTCAGATTGCTGCCGGGCCAGCCCTGA
- a CDS encoding cation diffusion facilitator family transporter: MGAGHNHSHSSDTRVSRMLIAAAILSAFFVLELVTALAINSIALLADAGHMLTDLVAMFMGLTAVLLAKRGSTSPARTYGWHRAEVFTAVANAALLLGVAGFILYEAIERLGNAPDVPGVPMIVVALAGLAANGVVVLMLRSHSKDSLAVKGAYMEVMADTVGSIGVLVAGIVTVTTSWPYADVVVAVLVALWVLPRAIALARAALRILSESSPQHIDVEELRTALGAVDGVTGVHDLHVWTLVPGKDMVTAHLTSSSDTARVLDDARAVLNARGLAHATVQVEPPDSAEDCSCDAKD, from the coding sequence ATGGGTGCAGGCCACAATCACAGTCACAGCAGCGACACACGCGTCAGCAGGATGCTCATCGCCGCGGCGATCCTGTCCGCGTTCTTCGTCCTTGAGCTGGTCACCGCGCTGGCGATCAACTCGATCGCACTGCTTGCCGACGCCGGCCACATGCTCACCGACCTGGTCGCCATGTTCATGGGCCTGACCGCGGTACTGCTGGCCAAGCGCGGCAGCACCTCCCCGGCCCGCACCTACGGCTGGCACCGGGCCGAGGTCTTCACCGCGGTCGCCAACGCGGCCCTGCTGCTGGGCGTGGCGGGCTTCATCCTGTACGAAGCCATCGAACGACTCGGCAATGCACCCGACGTGCCCGGCGTGCCGATGATCGTGGTGGCCCTGGCCGGCCTGGCCGCCAACGGCGTCGTCGTCTTGATGCTGCGGTCGCACTCCAAGGACAGCCTGGCCGTCAAGGGTGCCTACATGGAGGTCATGGCCGACACCGTCGGCAGCATCGGCGTGCTGGTCGCCGGCATCGTCACCGTCACCACCAGCTGGCCCTACGCCGACGTGGTGGTCGCGGTCCTGGTAGCCCTGTGGGTCCTCCCGCGGGCCATCGCCCTGGCGCGGGCAGCACTGCGGATCCTGAGCGAATCCTCCCCGCAGCACATCGACGTCGAGGAGCTGCGTACCGCGCTCGGGGCGGTCGACGGCGTGACGGGTGTGCACGATCTGCACGTGTGGACGCTGGTCCCCGGGAAGGACATGGTCACCGCGCACCTGACCAGCAGTTCCGACACCGCCCGCGTGCTCGACGACGCGCGCGCGGTACTCAACGCCCGGGGCCTGGCCCACGCCACCGTGCAGGTGGAGCCGCCCGATTCAGCCGAAGACTGCTCCTGCGACGCGAAGGACTAG
- a CDS encoding ferredoxin, translating into MKVEADQDACIASGNCVMVSDVLFDQDDDGVVEVLVDEVPDDEIAHAREAVKLCPASALKLTI; encoded by the coding sequence ATGAAAGTAGAAGCTGATCAGGACGCCTGCATCGCATCGGGCAACTGCGTGATGGTCTCCGACGTCCTCTTCGATCAGGACGACGACGGAGTCGTGGAAGTCCTCGTCGACGAGGTGCCGGACGATGAGATCGCGCATGCCCGCGAGGCCGTCAAGCTGTGCCCCGCATCAGCATTGAAGCTCACCATCTAG
- a CDS encoding CHAP domain-containing protein, whose amino-acid sequence MRRRGPKLWLALCTLGAVIAVGAAALLIRHPGAIDILPGKPAAFPQIDRTALDPAQARIVDVLQSQYSAQPGGSHFSEGVEEPWCADFVSWVLNEAGRPLSNPNSGSWRIPGVYTLQEYYQAAGRFTDPTGYRPRTGDVVMYAEGSPLGLHTNFVVTVDDNAITTIGGNEEGGIRVHTLDDAEVAGILGYGRLSG is encoded by the coding sequence GTGAGGCGGCGTGGACCCAAGCTGTGGTTGGCCCTGTGCACGCTCGGGGCAGTCATCGCCGTCGGCGCGGCCGCACTCCTGATCCGGCATCCCGGCGCAATCGACATCCTGCCCGGCAAACCTGCCGCCTTCCCCCAGATCGACCGCACCGCACTCGATCCGGCCCAGGCGCGGATCGTCGATGTGCTGCAGTCGCAGTACAGCGCCCAGCCCGGCGGCAGCCATTTCTCCGAAGGCGTCGAGGAGCCGTGGTGCGCCGACTTCGTCAGCTGGGTGCTCAACGAGGCGGGCCGGCCGCTGTCCAACCCGAACTCGGGGAGCTGGCGGATCCCGGGCGTGTACACGCTGCAGGAGTACTACCAGGCCGCCGGCCGGTTCACCGATCCGACGGGATACCGGCCCCGCACCGGCGACGTGGTGATGTACGCCGAAGGCAGCCCGCTCGGGTTGCACACCAATTTCGTTGTGACCGTGGATGACAACGCGATAACCACAATCGGCGGCAATGAGGAGGGCGGCATCCGGGTGCACACCCTCGATGACGCCGAAGTCGCCGGGATCCTCGGCTACGGCCGGTTGTCCGGTTAG
- a CDS encoding site-2 protease family protein, whose translation MNIRPLHQSVRPSPVFLAVVAVTVAGGVLAWLAADNVKPMSYVAVFILVIAGWLVSLCLHEFGHAYTAWRFGDHDVAARGYLTLNPLKYSHPLLSLGLPVLFIALGGIGLPGGAVYVRTSWMTARQKTLVSLAGPAANLVLGVLLLGITRVFFDPAHGVFWSGLAFLGFLQVTAVVLNLLPIPGLDGYGALEPHLSPATQRAVEPAKQWGFFILLILLITPTLNRWFFSVVFWFVDLSGVPSQLVLIGSQLTRFWSAWL comes from the coding sequence GTGAACATCCGCCCGCTGCATCAGTCGGTACGGCCCAGCCCGGTCTTTCTGGCCGTCGTCGCGGTCACCGTGGCCGGCGGGGTGCTGGCGTGGCTCGCCGCCGACAACGTGAAGCCGATGTCCTACGTCGCTGTGTTCATCCTGGTGATCGCCGGCTGGTTGGTGTCGCTGTGCCTGCACGAGTTCGGCCACGCCTACACCGCGTGGCGTTTCGGTGACCATGATGTCGCGGCGCGCGGCTATCTGACGCTGAACCCGCTCAAGTACTCCCATCCCCTACTGTCACTCGGTTTGCCGGTGCTGTTCATCGCGCTCGGCGGCATCGGCCTGCCCGGCGGGGCCGTCTATGTCCGCACCTCGTGGATGACGGCGCGTCAGAAGACACTGGTCAGCCTGGCCGGCCCGGCGGCCAACCTGGTGCTGGGGGTGCTGCTGCTGGGCATCACCCGGGTCTTTTTCGACCCGGCCCACGGCGTGTTCTGGTCCGGGCTGGCCTTCCTGGGGTTCCTTCAGGTCACCGCCGTAGTGCTGAACCTGCTGCCGATTCCCGGGCTGGACGGGTACGGCGCACTGGAACCGCATCTGAGCCCCGCCACCCAGCGGGCGGTGGAGCCGGCCAAGCAGTGGGGTTTCTTCATCCTGTTGATCCTCTTGATCACGCCCACGCTCAACCGGTGGTTCTTCTCGGTGGTCTTCTGGTTCGTCGACCTCTCCGGCGTGCCGAGCCAGCTGGTGTTGATCGGCAGCCAGTTGACCCGGTTCTGGTCAGCCTGGCTCTGA
- a CDS encoding DUF3151 domain-containing protein, giving the protein MTRMGDLLGPEPVLLPGDPEAEDELAAGEKPAVVAAAHPSASIAWAVLAEKALADDKAVTAYAYARTGYHRGLDQLRRNGWKGFGPVPFAHEPNQGFLRCVAALARAADDIGETDEFQRCVDLLDDCDPSARAELGLA; this is encoded by the coding sequence ATGACACGGATGGGTGATTTGTTGGGACCGGAGCCGGTCCTCCTTCCCGGAGACCCTGAGGCCGAGGACGAATTGGCTGCGGGTGAGAAGCCGGCCGTGGTGGCTGCGGCCCACCCGTCGGCGTCGATCGCGTGGGCCGTGCTGGCCGAGAAGGCGCTCGCCGACGACAAGGCCGTCACCGCATATGCGTATGCCCGCACCGGTTATCACCGCGGGCTGGATCAGTTGCGGCGTAACGGCTGGAAGGGTTTCGGCCCGGTGCCGTTCGCCCATGAGCCGAACCAGGGATTCCTGCGGTGTGTGGCCGCGCTGGCCCGTGCCGCCGACGACATCGGTGAGACCGATGAGTTCCAGCGGTGCGTCGACCTGCTCGACGACTGCGATCCGTCGGCCCGGGCCGAACTCGGCCTGGCCTAG
- a CDS encoding Rv0361 family membrane protein gives MSNPMGPDENRTDHSDAPTEKVELPSKAELSALSEPATEIIGSADEVTEAVALSEERRFTAPSGFDGSTQKIDTPPDPETEVFAPPTEGDTVTEEVPKGAAPQVIAPREESAQAPTPAARRSWGWVVAVVLVIAALVAIAVLGTVLLTRESTSSASREDDVRTTIQGFDAAIQRGDLAALRSMTCGTTRDNYVKYDQKAWDETHARVESAKQYPVVASIDQVVVTGDHAEANVTSFMAFAPQTRSTRSFDLQFRDSQWKICQAPTG, from the coding sequence ATGTCGAACCCAATGGGACCTGACGAGAACCGCACCGACCACAGCGACGCACCGACCGAGAAAGTCGAGCTGCCTTCGAAGGCCGAGCTGTCCGCCTTGTCCGAGCCCGCCACCGAGATCATCGGCTCAGCCGATGAGGTCACCGAGGCGGTGGCACTCAGCGAAGAACGACGCTTCACCGCACCGTCCGGGTTCGACGGGTCCACCCAGAAGATCGACACCCCGCCCGACCCGGAGACCGAGGTGTTCGCACCGCCCACCGAGGGCGACACCGTCACCGAGGAAGTGCCGAAAGGCGCTGCCCCACAGGTCATCGCGCCGCGCGAGGAATCGGCTCAGGCACCCACGCCGGCCGCCCGCCGCAGCTGGGGCTGGGTGGTGGCGGTCGTACTGGTGATCGCGGCCCTGGTGGCGATCGCAGTGCTCGGCACCGTCCTACTGACCCGCGAATCGACCTCGTCGGCCTCCCGGGAAGACGACGTCCGCACGACGATCCAGGGCTTCGACGCAGCCATCCAGCGTGGCGACCTGGCCGCCCTGCGATCGATGACCTGCGGCACCACCCGCGACAACTACGTCAAGTACGACCAGAAGGCCTGGGACGAAACCCACGCCCGGGTGGAGAGCGCCAAGCAGTACCCCGTGGTGGCCAGCATCGACCAGGTGGTCGTCACCGGCGATCACGCCGAGGCAAACGTCACCAGCTTCATGGCGTTCGCCCCGCAAACCCGGTCCACCCGTAGCTTCGACCTTCAGTTCCGCGACAGTCAGTGGAAGATCTGCCAGGCGCCTACCGGCTAA
- a CDS encoding adenylosuccinate synthase has product MPAIVLIGAQWGDEGKGKATDLLGGRVQWVVRYQGGNNAGHTVVLPTGENFALHLIPSGILTPGVTNVIGNGVVVDPGVLLTELQGLDDRGVDTSGLLISADAHLLMPYHVAIDKVVERYAGSKKIGTTGRGIGPCYQDKIARIGIRVADVLDEQLLAEKIEAALEFKNQVLVKIYNRKALEQAEVLENLLTQAEGFKHRIADARLLLNQALENGETVLLEGSQGTLLDVDHGTYPFVTSSNPTAGGASVGSGIGPTQITTVLGILKAYTTRVGSGPFPTELFDEHGAYLAKTGGEVGVTTGRARRCGWFDAVIARYATRVNGITDYFLTKLDVLSSLETVPVCVGYKVDGKRTNEMPMTQSEIHRAEPIYEELPGWWEDISTAREFSDLPAKAQDYVLRLEELAGAHVSCIGVGPGRDQTIVRRDILAPK; this is encoded by the coding sequence ATGCCGGCAATCGTCCTCATCGGCGCCCAATGGGGCGACGAGGGCAAAGGTAAAGCCACCGACCTGCTCGGTGGTCGCGTGCAGTGGGTCGTTCGGTACCAGGGGGGTAATAACGCCGGGCATACCGTCGTTCTGCCGACCGGGGAGAACTTCGCACTGCATCTGATCCCCTCGGGCATCTTGACGCCAGGGGTCACCAACGTCATCGGTAACGGCGTGGTGGTCGACCCTGGTGTGCTGCTCACCGAGCTCCAGGGCCTCGACGATCGCGGCGTCGACACCTCGGGCCTGTTGATCTCGGCTGACGCGCATCTGCTGATGCCGTATCACGTCGCCATCGACAAGGTGGTCGAGCGCTACGCGGGGAGCAAGAAGATCGGCACCACCGGTCGCGGCATCGGACCCTGTTACCAGGACAAGATCGCCCGCATCGGTATCCGGGTCGCCGACGTGCTCGACGAGCAGCTGCTGGCCGAAAAGATCGAGGCGGCACTGGAATTCAAGAACCAGGTGCTGGTCAAGATCTACAACCGCAAGGCGCTCGAGCAGGCAGAGGTCCTGGAGAACCTGCTCACCCAGGCCGAGGGTTTCAAACACCGCATCGCCGACGCCCGGCTGCTGCTCAACCAGGCGCTGGAAAATGGCGAGACCGTGCTGTTGGAGGGCTCGCAGGGCACCCTGCTCGACGTCGACCACGGCACCTACCCGTTCGTCACCTCGTCGAACCCGACCGCCGGCGGCGCCTCGGTCGGTTCCGGGATCGGGCCGACTCAGATCACCACGGTGCTGGGAATCCTCAAGGCGTACACCACCCGCGTCGGGTCGGGTCCGTTCCCGACCGAGCTGTTCGACGAGCACGGTGCGTACCTGGCCAAGACCGGCGGCGAGGTCGGGGTGACCACCGGCCGAGCCCGGCGCTGCGGCTGGTTCGATGCCGTGATCGCGCGGTACGCCACCCGGGTCAACGGCATCACCGACTACTTCCTGACCAAGCTCGACGTGCTGTCCAGCCTGGAGACCGTGCCGGTGTGTGTCGGTTACAAGGTCGACGGCAAGCGCACCAACGAGATGCCCATGACGCAGTCCGAAATTCACCGCGCCGAGCCGATCTATGAGGAGCTGCCCGGTTGGTGGGAGGACATCTCCACCGCCCGCGAGTTCTCCGATCTGCCGGCGAAGGCCCAGGACTACGTGCTGCGCCTGGAAGAGCTTGCCGGCGCACATGTTTCGTGCATCGGCGTCGGTCCGGGTCGTGATCAGACGATCGTGCGGCGTGACATTCTGGCGCCCAAGTGA
- a CDS encoding cytochrome P450 has protein sequence MTGPTTLPPLHMRRNAFDPTPDLREIRETDGVRKVISALGNPVYLITRHEDVKAVLGDHERFSNSRPPGFTLPGAPEMSEEELASARAGNLLGLDPPEHQRLRRMLTAEFTIRRMKRLEPRIAEIVDSRLDAMAAAGPPSDLVANFALPIPSLVICELLGVPYEDRDDFQQRSAHQLDLSLPIAERLALQQQSRDYMRGLVKRARQDPGEDILGMLVRDHGGELSDDELVGIAGLLLLAGHETTSNMLGLGILALLRHPDQLAAVRDDPDAVGPALEELLRWLSIVQNAIPRFTTTEVDVAGVRIPAGELVFASLPAGNRDPDFIDTPDTLDITRGAPGHLAFGHGVHHCLGAPLARMEMRIAFPALLQRFPDLALAEPFEDVAYRSFHFIYGLKSLAVTW, from the coding sequence ATGACTGGGCCGACAACGCTGCCGCCATTGCACATGCGGCGCAATGCCTTCGACCCGACGCCCGACCTGCGCGAGATCCGTGAGACCGACGGGGTACGCAAGGTCATCAGTGCGCTCGGCAATCCCGTTTACCTGATCACCCGCCACGAGGACGTCAAGGCGGTACTCGGTGATCACGAACGGTTCTCCAACAGCAGACCACCCGGTTTCACCCTGCCCGGAGCGCCCGAGATGTCCGAGGAGGAGCTCGCGAGCGCCCGGGCCGGGAACCTGCTGGGGCTCGACCCGCCCGAACACCAGCGGCTGCGCCGCATGCTCACCGCAGAGTTCACCATCCGCCGGATGAAACGTCTGGAACCGCGGATCGCCGAGATCGTCGACTCCCGGCTCGATGCGATGGCAGCGGCCGGCCCGCCCTCGGATCTGGTGGCCAACTTTGCGCTTCCCATCCCCTCCCTGGTGATCTGCGAACTGCTCGGCGTGCCCTACGAGGATCGCGACGACTTCCAGCAACGCTCGGCCCACCAGCTCGACCTGTCGCTGCCCATCGCGGAACGTCTTGCGCTGCAACAGCAGAGCCGTGACTACATGCGCGGCCTGGTCAAGCGGGCCCGCCAGGATCCGGGCGAGGACATCCTCGGCATGCTCGTGCGAGACCACGGCGGCGAACTGTCCGACGACGAACTCGTCGGTATCGCCGGACTTCTGCTGCTCGCCGGGCATGAAACCACGTCGAACATGCTGGGCCTCGGCATCCTGGCATTGTTGCGCCACCCCGACCAGTTGGCCGCAGTCCGCGACGATCCGGATGCCGTCGGCCCCGCCCTCGAGGAACTGCTGCGCTGGTTGTCCATCGTGCAGAACGCCATCCCCCGCTTCACCACCACCGAGGTCGACGTTGCCGGCGTACGGATTCCCGCGGGCGAGTTGGTCTTTGCCTCACTACCTGCGGGCAATCGGGACCCCGACTTCATCGACACCCCCGACACGCTCGACATCACCCGCGGCGCGCCCGGCCACCTGGCCTTCGGCCACGGTGTGCACCACTGCCTCGGCGCCCCGCTGGCCCGGATGGAGATGCGGATCGCCTTCCCGGCCCTCCTGCAACGGTTCCCGGACCTCGCGCTGGCCGAACCGTTCGAGGACGTCGCCTACCGGTCTTTCCACTTCATCTACGGGCTGAAATCGTTGGCGGTAACGTGGTGA
- a CDS encoding HNH endonuclease signature motif containing protein, protein MFESSDSDVALIDAVSAGARAESVAIAGRLSAIGALDSLRERELAESIFWTTDPFEAVAAEISAAMRISRGRAGTQIHRARVLRDKLPMVAARFAVGDIDYRVVCVIIARTGIVDAGVWAGLDAELAGRAYRWMRLSERQLRDRVDQWIAKLDPNGVRVPPDVNDERFVQVEPSSPGMTSLWANVHAEDGAALNQRLDAVANTVCEHDPRTHEQRRADAVGPLARLESQLPCRCGRDDCPATQKRAAANAAMVHVLAEQATLDGTSDAPGYLPGYGILPAESVRDLASNATLKPVAMPAQPAEPDTAEPGYRPSVALSEFIRWRDLTCRFPGCDAPVERCDIDHTAPWPAGPTHPSNTKLFCRAHHLVKTFCPGWTDRQFPDGTVEFRSPTGHTYTTEPHGAGMFPTLAQPAGELNLPEPQAPHPNRGAMMPKRTRTREQDHQERIAEERRLRAELNNDLAYERDYQAWLAEQYGPPPPF, encoded by the coding sequence ATGTTCGAGTCGTCTGATTCCGATGTGGCGCTGATCGACGCGGTCAGTGCTGGGGCGCGGGCGGAGTCGGTGGCGATCGCGGGGCGGCTTTCGGCGATCGGGGCGTTGGATTCTCTGCGGGAACGCGAGTTGGCCGAGTCGATCTTTTGGACCACCGATCCGTTCGAGGCGGTGGCCGCCGAGATTTCGGCGGCGATGCGGATCAGTCGGGGTCGGGCCGGCACCCAGATCCATCGCGCCCGGGTGTTGCGGGACAAACTGCCGATGGTGGCGGCCCGGTTCGCGGTCGGGGATATCGACTATCGGGTGGTGTGTGTGATCATCGCCCGCACCGGCATCGTGGACGCCGGGGTGTGGGCCGGACTGGATGCGGAACTGGCCGGGCGGGCGTATCGGTGGATGCGGCTGTCTGAACGGCAGTTGCGGGATCGGGTGGATCAGTGGATCGCCAAACTGGATCCCAACGGGGTGCGGGTTCCCCCGGATGTGAACGATGAGCGGTTCGTTCAGGTCGAACCGAGCAGCCCGGGCATGACTTCGCTGTGGGCCAACGTGCATGCCGAAGACGGGGCCGCGCTCAATCAACGCCTGGACGCCGTGGCCAACACAGTGTGTGAACACGATCCCCGCACCCATGAGCAGCGTCGTGCCGATGCGGTGGGACCGTTGGCCCGGCTGGAATCACAGCTGCCGTGTCGGTGCGGTCGCGACGATTGCCCGGCCACCCAGAAACGGGCCGCGGCCAACGCTGCAATGGTCCATGTGCTGGCCGAGCAGGCCACCCTCGACGGCACCTCCGATGCGCCGGGGTATCTACCCGGGTACGGAATCCTGCCCGCCGAATCGGTGCGCGACCTGGCCTCCAACGCCACACTCAAGCCGGTGGCGATGCCCGCCCAACCCGCCGAACCCGATACCGCTGAGCCGGGGTACCGCCCGTCGGTGGCGCTCTCAGAGTTCATCCGATGGCGGGACCTGACCTGCCGGTTCCCGGGCTGTGACGCCCCGGTCGAACGCTGCGACATCGACCACACAGCACCCTGGCCGGCAGGCCCGACACATCCGTCGAACACCAAACTATTCTGCCGGGCACACCATTTGGTCAAAACGTTCTGCCCCGGCTGGACCGACCGTCAATTCCCCGACGGCACAGTCGAATTCAGATCACCGACCGGGCACACCTACACCACCGAACCCCACGGCGCGGGGATGTTCCCGACCCTGGCCCAACCCGCCGGGGAACTGAACCTGCCCGAACCCCAAGCCCCGCACCCCAACCGGGGCGCAATGATGCCCAAACGCACACGAACCCGCGAACAAGACCATCAAGAACGCATCGCCGAAGAACGACGCCTACGCGCCGAACTCAACAACGACCTCGCATACGAACGCGACTACCAAGCCTGGCTCGCCGAACAATACGGACCACCCCCACCCTTCTAG